From the genome of Trueperaceae bacterium, one region includes:
- a CDS encoding ABC transporter substrate-binding protein: MKRGNEPVNRLARLLGLALLLVLPLQAMFVHAQQAPVEVVIGLTDDPPSGDPHKSRGANGGHLLYNVYEGLVALNGEMTEVLPKLATSWEQVDEFSWRFHLREGVTFHNGEPFNAEAVKYSIARLLDPNAVRLNSGYKHISEVEVVDDHTVVIHLSTTDPMFIERLPDVHMVPPVYTASVSEEEFGRNPVGTGPYRFVDWTVGDHLTLEAYDGYWGTKPVVDRLVFRPIPEVSTRLAELQTGRVDFITGVNYDTVSVIENDPALRVEANSGRRTVFVHVDQLGGFAPLQDARVRQAISHAIDRELLIDGVLNGYGTPLATFFRPDMFGFDADLPAQSYDPDLSRSLLVEAGYPDGFTVRMSTSPTTVTKGDEIAQAIASMLGEVGITVDLQVVSDQTQRDTYLGNPDKTSGAVPPLFMWNWGSQLPDASSPLTGLLRTGGVTSYMSDPELDALIDRFVSEMNPETRRAQAIELQQLLYTSLPVIPLYLQLDLYGVNERIGWTARKDEYILGVDMSLR; the protein is encoded by the coding sequence ATGAAGCGAGGCAATGAACCCGTGAACAGGCTGGCGAGGCTGCTTGGGCTCGCGCTGCTGCTCGTCCTGCCCTTGCAGGCGATGTTCGTGCACGCGCAGCAGGCCCCCGTCGAGGTAGTGATCGGGCTCACGGACGACCCACCGTCCGGCGACCCCCACAAGTCGCGTGGCGCCAACGGCGGCCACCTGCTCTACAACGTCTACGAAGGCCTGGTCGCCCTCAACGGCGAGATGACGGAAGTGCTCCCCAAGCTCGCCACGTCGTGGGAGCAGGTCGACGAGTTCAGCTGGCGGTTCCACCTGCGCGAGGGCGTCACGTTCCATAACGGCGAGCCGTTCAACGCCGAGGCGGTCAAGTACTCCATCGCCCGCCTGCTCGACCCGAACGCCGTGCGCCTCAACTCCGGCTACAAGCACATCAGCGAGGTGGAGGTCGTCGACGACCATACGGTCGTGATCCACCTGTCCACCACCGATCCGATGTTCATCGAGCGGCTGCCCGACGTCCACATGGTGCCGCCCGTCTACACGGCCAGCGTCTCCGAGGAGGAGTTCGGGCGCAACCCCGTCGGCACGGGCCCCTACCGCTTCGTCGACTGGACCGTCGGCGATCACCTGACCCTCGAGGCGTACGACGGCTACTGGGGCACCAAGCCGGTGGTAGACCGGCTGGTGTTCCGCCCCATCCCGGAAGTCTCCACGCGGCTGGCCGAGCTGCAGACCGGTAGGGTCGACTTCATCACCGGCGTCAACTACGACACGGTCAGCGTCATCGAGAACGACCCGGCCCTGAGGGTCGAGGCGAACAGCGGTCGCCGCACCGTGTTCGTCCACGTCGACCAGCTCGGGGGCTTCGCGCCGCTGCAGGACGCTCGCGTCAGGCAGGCGATCAGCCACGCCATCGACCGCGAGCTCCTCATCGACGGCGTCCTGAACGGCTACGGCACCCCGCTCGCCACGTTCTTCCGTCCGGACATGTTCGGCTTCGACGCCGACCTCCCCGCCCAGTCGTACGACCCGGACCTCTCGCGCTCGTTGCTGGTCGAAGCCGGTTACCCCGACGGGTTCACCGTGCGCATGTCCACCAGCCCGACCACGGTGACGAAGGGCGACGAGATCGCGCAAGCCATCGCGTCCATGCTCGGCGAGGTCGGGATAACGGTCGACCTGCAGGTCGTGTCCGACCAGACCCAGCGCGACACCTACCTGGGGAACCCGGACAAGACCTCTGGCGCCGTCCCCCCGCTCTTCATGTGGAACTGGGGCTCCCAGCTCCCCGACGCCTCGAGCCCGCTGACCGGGCTGCTGCGCACCGGCGGCGTCACTTCCTACATGTCAGACCCGGAGCTCGACGCGCTCATCGACCGCTTCGTGTCCGAGATGAACCCGGAGACGCGCCGCGCGCAGGCCATCGAGCTGCAGCAGCTCCTCTACACGAGCCTGCCCGTGATCCCGCTCTACCTCCAGCTCGACCTCTACGGCGTCAACGAACGTATCGGGTGGACCGCCCGCAAGGACGAGTACATCCTCGGCGTCGACATGAGCCTGAGGTAA
- a CDS encoding succinylglutamate desuccinylase/aspartoacylase family protein, producing the protein MKSITIAGVTVHPGEHKLVRIPVARMPRGDTLELVVRAVVGLHDGPVLGLESGSHGDEAFAIRTIHEVLGGLDPTTLRGAVLGLPVCNPVAFETFTRLTGIGMTTDAVNLNVVFPGSASGSLVAQMAHAIATDYLPHLDALIDFHSGGLESAIDYTLVKQSGSPVSPRILELSKAFGSDYLSITRTEPDSVSSISELAESLGIPAVVAMLGGSVTSGDDKVLARSVAGVHNVMRVLGMLPGAPTRNPRQAVIGDRKLVRHLQGGVFIPAVGFDKLGAVVPKGTPVGSVRDANTFEALEEYVAPFDETILIMIRGVFGRVFAGDYAYIFGDAATAKPA; encoded by the coding sequence ATGAAGTCGATTACCATCGCAGGCGTCACCGTCCACCCGGGCGAGCACAAGCTCGTGCGCATCCCGGTGGCGCGCATGCCGCGCGGCGACACGCTGGAGCTGGTGGTGCGCGCCGTCGTTGGCCTGCACGACGGGCCGGTCCTCGGGCTCGAGTCCGGCTCGCACGGCGACGAGGCGTTCGCGATCAGGACCATCCACGAGGTGCTGGGCGGGCTCGACCCGACCACCTTGCGGGGCGCGGTCCTCGGCCTGCCGGTATGCAACCCCGTGGCGTTCGAGACGTTCACGCGGCTGACCGGGATCGGCATGACCACCGACGCCGTGAACCTCAACGTCGTCTTCCCGGGCTCCGCCTCCGGGTCGCTGGTGGCGCAGATGGCTCACGCCATCGCCACCGACTACCTGCCGCACCTCGACGCCCTCATCGACTTCCATAGCGGCGGCCTCGAGAGCGCCATCGACTACACGCTCGTCAAGCAGAGCGGCAGTCCCGTCTCGCCCCGCATCCTCGAGCTCTCGAAGGCGTTCGGCTCCGACTACCTGTCCATCACCCGCACGGAGCCCGACTCCGTCAGCTCCATCTCGGAGCTCGCCGAGTCGCTCGGGATCCCCGCGGTCGTCGCCATGCTCGGGGGCTCGGTCACCAGCGGCGACGACAAGGTGCTGGCGCGCTCCGTGGCGGGCGTGCACAACGTCATGCGCGTGCTCGGCATGCTGCCGGGCGCCCCGACACGCAACCCGCGGCAAGCCGTCATCGGCGACCGCAAGCTCGTCCGCCACCTGCAAGGCGGCGTCTTCATCCCGGCCGTCGGGTTCGACAAGCTGGGAGCGGTCGTGCCGAAGGGGACGCCCGTCGGCTCGGTGCGCGACGCCAACACCTTCGAGGCGCTCGAGGAGTACGTGGCGCCCTTCGACGAGACCATCCTCATCATGATCCGCGGAGTGTTCGGGCGCGTCTTCGCCGGGGACTACGCCTACATCTTCGGGGACGCCGCCACCGCTAAGCCCGCCTGA
- a CDS encoding ABC transporter permease produces MLSYSARRIAQAVLVVFAVTTFAFVILRAVGDPARLLVSPEGTMEDLQSLRRVLGLDVPLWQQYVRFIGRSFVGDFGSSFIHGTDAFRLVISRLPATLLLSGAALLIGVPFGMLMGVVAAVNRKKALDQIATFLAVIGRATPHFWLAIMLIMVFSVQLRLLPPSGYGSFAHLVMPAVSLGAGLAATIARLTRSCMLDVLSQDYVRTAKAKGLGRDRVVLGHALRNALIPVVTVIGLQLGYLLGGAIITETVFAWPGIGRLLISAINNYDYPIVQSAIIVIASAFVLVNVVVDLVYALIDPRVRYD; encoded by the coding sequence TTGCTCTCTTACTCCGCAAGAAGGATCGCGCAAGCGGTCTTGGTGGTGTTCGCGGTTACGACCTTCGCGTTCGTGATCCTGCGGGCGGTGGGCGACCCGGCGCGCCTGCTCGTCAGCCCCGAGGGCACGATGGAGGACCTGCAGTCCTTGCGCCGCGTCCTCGGGCTCGACGTGCCGCTATGGCAACAGTACGTGCGGTTCATCGGCCGCAGCTTCGTCGGCGACTTCGGTTCGTCCTTCATCCACGGCACGGACGCGTTCAGGCTCGTCATCTCGCGGCTGCCCGCCACGCTGCTGCTCTCGGGCGCGGCCCTCCTCATCGGCGTGCCGTTCGGCATGCTCATGGGCGTCGTCGCCGCCGTCAACCGCAAGAAGGCCCTCGACCAGATCGCCACGTTCCTGGCCGTCATAGGCCGGGCCACGCCGCACTTCTGGCTGGCGATCATGCTCATCATGGTGTTCAGCGTGCAGCTGCGCCTGTTGCCGCCGTCGGGCTACGGCTCGTTCGCGCACCTGGTCATGCCGGCGGTGTCGCTCGGCGCCGGCTTGGCAGCCACCATCGCGCGCCTCACGCGCTCGTGCATGCTCGACGTCCTATCTCAAGACTACGTCCGCACCGCGAAGGCCAAAGGGCTTGGCCGGGACCGGGTCGTGCTGGGGCACGCGTTGAGGAACGCCCTGATACCGGTCGTCACGGTCATCGGCCTGCAACTGGGCTACCTGCTCGGGGGCGCCATCATCACGGAGACCGTCTTCGCCTGGCCGGGGATCGGGCGCCTGCTCATCAGCGCCATCAACAACTACGACTACCCCATCGTGCAGTCGGCCATCATCGTCATCGCCTCCGCGTTCGTGCTCGTCAACGTGGTCGTCGACCTGGTGTACGCCTTGATCGATCCGAGGGTCCGGTATGACTGA
- a CDS encoding ABC transporter permease, translating into MTRSASLRRSLRYFGRNKMLVIGCIMLVVPVVCALAAQWLAPADPGAQTLIMRLKPPSWLGGDPRFLLGTDGLGRDILSRLIYGARVSLIVGLTVVAIGGTFGTLVGLVSGYVGGLFDAIVMRVVDVFLAFPFLVLALVVMALTGPGLGNVILVLGFTSWVPYARVARAKVLGLKEREFVEASQALAAGAWRVMLRHVLPNIFSSIIVIASSRVATAIVSEATLSFLGLGVGATTPSWGASLSDGRTYLLVAWWPATLPGLAIMLTVLAINLIGDGLRDRLDPRLKT; encoded by the coding sequence ATGACTAGGTCGGCCTCCCTGAGGCGCTCGCTCCGCTACTTCGGGCGGAACAAGATGCTGGTCATCGGCTGCATCATGCTCGTCGTCCCGGTGGTGTGCGCCCTGGCCGCCCAGTGGCTGGCGCCCGCCGACCCGGGGGCGCAGACGTTGATCATGCGCCTGAAGCCGCCGTCCTGGCTGGGGGGCGACCCGCGTTTCCTGCTCGGGACGGACGGCCTGGGGCGCGACATCCTCTCGCGCCTGATCTACGGCGCCCGCGTGTCGCTGATCGTCGGCCTCACCGTCGTGGCCATCGGCGGCACGTTCGGGACGCTCGTCGGGCTCGTGTCCGGCTACGTCGGCGGGCTGTTCGACGCCATCGTCATGCGCGTGGTCGACGTCTTCCTCGCCTTCCCGTTCCTCGTGCTCGCCCTCGTGGTCATGGCCCTCACCGGTCCCGGGCTCGGCAACGTGATTCTCGTGCTCGGTTTCACGAGCTGGGTGCCGTACGCGCGCGTCGCGCGCGCCAAGGTCCTCGGCCTCAAGGAGCGGGAGTTCGTGGAAGCGTCGCAGGCGCTGGCCGCCGGCGCGTGGCGCGTGATGCTCCGCCACGTGCTGCCCAACATCTTCTCCTCCATCATCGTCATCGCTTCCTCGCGCGTCGCCACTGCCATCGTCTCCGAGGCGACCCTGTCGTTCCTCGGGCTCGGGGTCGGCGCCACCACCCCGTCCTGGGGCGCGAGCCTCTCGGACGGCAGGACCTACCTCCTCGTCGCCTGGTGGCCGGCGACGCTGCCAGGCCTGGCCATCATGCTGACCGTCCTGGCCATAAACCTGATCGGCGACGGCCTGCGCGACAGGCTCGACCCGCGCCTGAAGACCTGA
- a CDS encoding ABC transporter permease — MLTYALRRIGLAVPTLFGVLVTVFLLLRMLGDPAVMLIPPDTTITPEQLREIRRSIGIDEPLPVQLWLFITNAVRGDFGVSYYGGQDAMRSVISRLGPTLELSLIALAFAVAVGVPLGIAAALRRNSFVDIGISAVSLLGMSMPNFWLGLMLILVFGVQLKWLPISGRGELQNLILPAFTLGASMVAIVQRLIRTDVLETLTQDFVRTARAKGAPPRAVVWHHTLKNALIPTVTVLGLQFGALLGGSVVVETVFAWPGVGRLMIQSISSRDYPVVQAAVVLFAVFFVAINLVVDIVYGFLDPRIRYD, encoded by the coding sequence ATGCTGACGTACGCCCTCCGCCGCATCGGACTGGCCGTGCCCACGCTGTTCGGCGTGCTGGTCACGGTCTTCTTGCTACTACGCATGCTCGGCGACCCGGCGGTCATGCTCATCCCGCCCGACACGACCATCACACCGGAGCAGCTCCGGGAGATCCGCCGCTCCATCGGCATCGACGAGCCGCTACCAGTCCAACTGTGGCTCTTCATCACCAACGCGGTGCGCGGCGACTTCGGCGTCTCCTACTACGGGGGCCAGGACGCCATGCGGAGCGTGATATCTCGCCTCGGCCCCACGCTCGAGCTCTCCCTCATCGCGCTCGCCTTCGCCGTGGCTGTCGGCGTGCCGCTCGGCATCGCGGCGGCCCTGAGGCGCAACTCGTTCGTCGACATCGGCATAAGCGCCGTCTCTCTCTTGGGAATGTCCATGCCGAACTTCTGGCTCGGCCTCATGCTCATCCTCGTCTTCGGCGTGCAGCTCAAGTGGCTGCCGATCTCCGGGCGTGGGGAGCTGCAGAACCTGATCTTGCCCGCCTTCACCCTGGGCGCCAGCATGGTCGCCATCGTCCAGCGCTTGATAAGGACGGACGTGCTCGAGACCCTGACGCAAGACTTCGTGCGCACGGCCAGGGCCAAGGGCGCGCCGCCTCGGGCCGTGGTGTGGCACCACACGCTCAAGAACGCCCTGATCCCGACCGTCACGGTCCTCGGCCTCCAGTTCGGCGCCCTGCTCGGGGGCTCCGTGGTCGTCGAGACCGTCTTCGCGTGGCCGGGGGTGGGGCGGCTGATGATCCAGTCGATCTCCAGCCGCGACTACCCGGTCGTGCAGGCCGCCGTGGTCCTGTTCGCCGTCTTCTTCGTGGCTATCAACCTCGTCGTCGACATCGTCTACGGCTTCCTCGATCCGAGGATCCGCTATGACTAG
- a CDS encoding tetratricopeptide repeat protein, with translation MSIRPEAVSFLGKPLFAAPVRAGADVGALDAKVAEAERAVAANDGPAARVRLIAALREAGRYRMAVARATAGLKRWPDAADLLIERGHTYVNLRAVEAALRDLEKAVRLAPDAFDAWYHYALALWFSLSFAEAAEAFDKAAEVTPSASSRLAARTWQYTALRRSGNEAVARALLPTIEWDVDLEGKNLNYQLRARFYQGGLTESELVAAQTPGTKSEGSLSFGLGTWHLANGDVEAARRHFVTGADSDFWPAFGVAACELELALLDGLEPAQPETYGILGDPLYSIVSQGEQAEELGEKVAEARAAHEAAPDDTDKVRAYAKALASGAARYRDAVAVLDAALGRSPDHALLLCDRGHYRVNMRQFELAKADLERARTLAPYSNDVWYHLGLSHWMLGEFPEALTAFQRALALAENESHTVAYTDWVYLALRRVGDHAAAAAAIGPIHKDMATTMNNHLYLKRLLFYKGEWTEAQLVEVFERGGLAFAAYYGLACWHLYEGNADTAREYFLKVVDNGTAWGGFAHVASEAELYRGLL, from the coding sequence ATGTCGATAAGGCCCGAAGCAGTCTCGTTCCTCGGCAAGCCGCTGTTCGCGGCGCCGGTCCGTGCGGGGGCCGACGTCGGGGCCCTCGACGCCAAGGTCGCGGAAGCGGAGCGGGCGGTGGCGGCGAACGACGGCCCCGCGGCGCGCGTTCGGCTCATCGCGGCCCTACGGGAAGCCGGAAGGTACCGGATGGCGGTGGCCAGGGCGACCGCCGGCCTGAAGCGGTGGCCCGACGCCGCCGACCTGCTCATCGAGCGTGGGCATACCTACGTGAACCTAAGGGCGGTCGAGGCGGCGCTGAGAGACCTGGAGAAGGCCGTGCGCCTGGCTCCCGACGCGTTCGACGCCTGGTACCACTACGCCCTGGCGCTCTGGTTCTCGCTGAGCTTCGCCGAGGCGGCGGAGGCCTTCGACAAGGCGGCGGAGGTCACCCCGAGCGCCTCGAGTCGGCTGGCCGCCAGGACGTGGCAGTACACCGCCCTGCGCCGCAGCGGGAACGAGGCCGTGGCGAGGGCGCTCCTCCCCACCATCGAATGGGACGTCGACCTCGAGGGCAAGAACCTCAACTATCAGCTGCGCGCCCGCTTCTACCAGGGGGGCCTGACGGAGAGCGAGCTGGTGGCCGCCCAGACGCCCGGCACCAAGTCGGAAGGCTCCTTGTCGTTCGGCCTCGGCACGTGGCACCTGGCCAACGGCGATGTCGAGGCGGCGCGCCGCCACTTCGTGACCGGGGCCGACTCCGACTTCTGGCCGGCCTTCGGCGTCGCGGCCTGCGAGCTGGAGCTGGCGCTGCTCGACGGGCTGGAGCCGGCGCAGCCGGAGACGTACGGCATCCTCGGAGACCCGCTCTACTCGATCGTCTCGCAGGGCGAGCAGGCGGAGGAGCTGGGGGAGAAGGTCGCGGAGGCGCGCGCGGCTCACGAGGCGGCCCCGGACGATACCGACAAGGTCCGAGCCTACGCGAAGGCCCTGGCCAGCGGCGCCGCGCGCTACCGCGACGCCGTCGCCGTTCTCGACGCCGCCCTCGGGCGGTCCCCCGATCACGCGCTCCTCCTATGCGACCGCGGCCACTACCGCGTGAACATGCGGCAGTTCGAGCTGGCGAAGGCCGATCTGGAGCGGGCCAGGACGCTGGCTCCTTACTCCAACGACGTGTGGTACCACCTGGGCCTCTCGCACTGGATGCTCGGCGAGTTCCCCGAGGCGCTGACCGCCTTCCAGCGGGCGCTCGCCCTGGCCGAGAACGAGTCCCACACCGTGGCCTACACGGACTGGGTCTATCTGGCGCTGAGGCGCGTCGGCGATCACGCCGCCGCCGCGGCGGCCATCGGGCCCATCCACAAGGACATGGCCACGACGATGAACAACCACCTGTACCTGAAGCGGCTCCTCTTCTACAAGGGCGAGTGGACGGAGGCGCAGCTGGTCGAGGTGTTCGAACGGGGCGGCCTGGCCTTCGCCGCGTACTACGGCCTGGCCTGTTGGCACCTCTACGAGGGGAACGCCGACACGGCCCGCGAGTACTTCTTGAAGGTCGTCGACAACGGGACGGCCTGGGGCGGCTTCGCGCACGTCGCCTCGGAGGCCGAGCTCTACCGGGGGCTGCTGTGA
- a CDS encoding amidase gives MSAGPAEAVAFMSGAEQAAMMARGELTSKALVERYLDRIAAYDAGLRSFITVCGPEALRAAEAADAERASGVVRGPLHGLPFAVKDQFQVAGVEVTGGSRSRRGRVADSDATVVARLRAAGAVFLGTLNTHEFHWGPTQEFPYGTPKNPWNLSRDPGGSSSGSASSVAAGLCTFSLGGDTGGSIRAPAALCGVVGLKATWGRASRQGVFPLAWSLDCVGPVTRSVADAAAVLRVIAGADPGDLSATPRAVPDYSSALVGGVKGMRIGVVEDMLTSRMVGDEARAAFEDAIGVLQGLGAEVVTVSIPKVSDTRFVIPLLIDAEAYSYHRSELLEDYFGYDANTRISAMVGAAMPAGVVAQAQRARQVVSLEVVAAFEGVDVLASPGSPSGAPESRQRGHVGSRKEAEERIFGVGTSAGQLTRVFSLSGNPAVTLPCGFDAEGMPLSVQLAGKHFCEADMLRVAHTYEAATDWSTRHPDLAG, from the coding sequence ATGAGCGCTGGGCCGGCCGAAGCCGTCGCGTTCATGAGCGGCGCCGAGCAGGCGGCGATGATGGCGCGGGGCGAGCTCACGTCCAAGGCGTTGGTGGAGCGGTACCTCGACCGCATCGCGGCCTACGATGCCGGGCTCCGCTCCTTCATCACCGTCTGCGGCCCCGAGGCCCTGCGGGCCGCCGAGGCGGCGGACGCCGAGCGCGCGTCCGGGGTGGTCAGGGGTCCGCTGCACGGGCTGCCGTTCGCGGTCAAGGACCAGTTCCAGGTAGCCGGCGTCGAGGTGACGGGCGGCTCGCGCTCGCGGCGCGGACGCGTGGCCGACTCCGACGCCACGGTCGTCGCCAGGCTGCGGGCCGCCGGGGCCGTGTTCCTCGGGACCCTGAACACCCACGAGTTCCACTGGGGACCCACGCAGGAGTTCCCGTACGGGACGCCGAAGAACCCGTGGAACCTGAGCCGCGACCCGGGGGGCTCGTCGAGCGGCTCGGCGAGCAGCGTCGCGGCCGGCCTATGCACGTTCAGCCTCGGGGGCGACACCGGGGGCTCCATCCGAGCGCCCGCCGCGCTCTGCGGCGTGGTCGGGCTCAAGGCGACGTGGGGGCGCGCGTCGCGGCAGGGGGTCTTCCCGCTGGCGTGGAGCCTCGACTGCGTCGGTCCGGTCACGCGCTCCGTCGCCGACGCCGCAGCGGTGCTCCGGGTGATCGCCGGCGCCGACCCGGGCGACCTCAGCGCCACCCCGAGGGCGGTGCCAGACTACTCGAGCGCCTTGGTCGGGGGCGTGAAGGGCATGCGCATCGGGGTGGTGGAGGACATGCTCACCAGCCGCATGGTCGGGGACGAGGCGCGCGCCGCGTTCGAGGACGCGATCGGCGTGCTGCAGGGGCTGGGAGCCGAGGTCGTCACAGTCTCCATCCCGAAGGTGAGCGATACGCGCTTCGTGATCCCCCTCCTCATCGACGCGGAGGCGTACTCCTACCACCGCTCCGAGCTGCTCGAGGACTACTTCGGGTACGACGCGAACACGCGCATCAGCGCGATGGTGGGCGCCGCCATGCCGGCGGGCGTCGTCGCGCAGGCGCAGCGCGCGCGGCAGGTGGTCAGCCTCGAGGTCGTGGCCGCGTTCGAGGGCGTCGACGTGCTGGCCAGCCCCGGCTCGCCCAGCGGCGCGCCGGAGAGCAGGCAGCGCGGCCACGTCGGGTCGCGGAAGGAGGCCGAGGAGCGGATCTTCGGCGTCGGCACCAGCGCCGGCCAGCTAACCCGCGTGTTCAGCCTGTCCGGCAACCCGGCCGTGACCTTGCCGTGCGGGTTCGACGCCGAGGGCATGCCCCTGTCGGTCCAACTGGCTGGGAAGCACTTCTGCGAGGCGGACATGTTGCGCGTGGCGCATACGTACGAGGCGGCCACCGACTGGTCGACGCGCCACCCCGACCTCGCGGGTTGA
- a CDS encoding ABC transporter permease, translating to MTDSAPATTAAQSSESRGLSLRSLLRNKAATAAVVYILIVALAAALAPMLPLVSPDKQNLRARFVAPMSQAPAAAGHPLGTDQLGRDILSRLVNGARVSLSVGFLVVLIAAAFGSALGLLAGYLGGRVETLIMRITDVFLAFPFLLLAVVFMATLGPSLKNVVLVLSLTGWVEYARVVRAQVLALRNIEYVKAAESLGAQAPRLMAKHILPNIVGPTIVIASLHVGSVIIAEASLTFLGLGVPPSVPTWGMMLATGRDYLAVAWWLSTLPGVAIVLTVLSLNFLGDWLRDAIDPTLGRS from the coding sequence ATGACTGACTCGGCGCCGGCGACCACCGCCGCCCAGAGCTCCGAGTCACGCGGCCTCTCCCTCCGCTCGCTCCTTCGGAACAAGGCCGCGACGGCGGCCGTCGTCTACATCCTCATCGTCGCGCTGGCCGCCGCGCTGGCGCCCATGCTGCCCCTAGTCTCCCCGGACAAGCAGAACCTGCGGGCCCGTTTCGTCGCGCCCATGTCGCAGGCCCCTGCCGCGGCCGGGCACCCTCTCGGCACCGACCAACTTGGTCGCGACATCCTGTCGCGCCTCGTCAACGGCGCCAGGGTGTCGCTCTCCGTCGGCTTCCTGGTCGTCCTGATAGCCGCGGCGTTCGGCTCGGCGCTCGGCCTCCTCGCCGGGTACCTCGGGGGGCGCGTCGAGACGCTGATCATGCGGATCACGGACGTGTTCCTGGCGTTCCCCTTCCTGCTGCTCGCGGTCGTGTTCATGGCCACGTTGGGGCCGAGCCTGAAGAACGTGGTCTTGGTCCTCAGCCTCACGGGCTGGGTGGAGTACGCGAGGGTCGTCAGGGCGCAAGTCCTGGCGCTACGCAACATCGAGTACGTCAAGGCGGCCGAGAGCCTCGGCGCCCAGGCCCCGCGCCTGATGGCCAAGCACATCCTGCCGAACATCGTCGGCCCCACGATCGTCATCGCCAGCCTCCACGTGGGCAGCGTGATCATCGCCGAGGCCTCCCTGACCTTCCTCGGTCTCGGGGTGCCACCCTCCGTCCCGACCTGGGGCATGATGCTCGCGACCGGTCGCGACTACCTGGCCGTCGCTTGGTGGTTGTCCACCCTGCCTGGGGTGGCGATCGTACTCACCGTCCTATCCCTGAACTTCCTCGGCGACTGGCTGAGGGACGCCATAGACCCGACGCTCGGAAGGAGCTGA
- a CDS encoding ABC transporter substrate-binding protein: MKRTILAVLASLVLLAAPNSLAANPGELVIAVEALGDHLDPHRAPGNSAHALMALFDGITRLDKDGNLAPSLASSWEAISDTTWVFNLQQGVRFHNGEEFNADVVIANLERMSDPNEPRASYSFDVFAGWRKTGDYQFEISTVAPDPLLPARMKNFFIAPPSMLANPKSDDFNRHPIGTGPFKFVEWIASDRVVLEANEDYYLGAPAVKRLVFRAIPEASSRVSELLAGGVDIVTGLQPEFIGLVDSNAGTRVVTRVSPINEVITLRTDVEGPLQDVRVRQAMNYAVDFDTIIGTLLSGYAHRYATVVHPFVLGFNPDVEPYPYDPEKAKSLLAEAGYANGFSVDFDITPSVGGTNNIEVAQAVVAYLGEVGIDVNLRVHEYGVMRTLVYGDRSGAPMIRWQWKTWDNDPDGIFYGMFHSKGTGTFNNDPVTDEMIVAARFNLDQEDRARIYRELQERVKEQATHIFMYYTDSIYGLSDRVTWEPRIDERLYFYEAVLND, from the coding sequence ATGAAGAGAACCATCCTCGCCGTACTCGCATCGCTCGTGCTCTTGGCGGCGCCGAACTCTTTGGCCGCCAACCCGGGCGAACTCGTCATCGCCGTGGAGGCGTTGGGCGATCACCTCGACCCGCACCGCGCGCCGGGCAACTCCGCGCACGCGCTCATGGCGCTGTTCGACGGCATAACGCGCCTCGACAAGGACGGCAACCTGGCCCCGTCGCTCGCCTCCTCGTGGGAAGCCATCTCGGACACGACCTGGGTCTTCAACCTCCAGCAGGGTGTCAGGTTCCATAACGGCGAGGAGTTCAACGCCGACGTGGTCATCGCCAACCTCGAGCGCATGAGCGATCCAAACGAGCCTCGCGCCAGCTACTCGTTCGACGTCTTCGCCGGCTGGCGCAAGACGGGCGACTACCAGTTCGAGATCTCGACGGTGGCGCCGGACCCCCTCCTGCCCGCGCGCATGAAGAACTTCTTCATCGCCCCGCCGAGCATGCTCGCCAACCCCAAGAGCGACGATTTCAACCGTCACCCGATCGGCACCGGCCCCTTCAAGTTCGTCGAGTGGATCGCCTCCGATCGCGTGGTCCTCGAGGCCAACGAGGACTACTACCTCGGCGCGCCAGCGGTCAAGCGCCTGGTCTTCCGCGCCATCCCGGAAGCGTCCTCGCGCGTCTCGGAGCTGCTCGCCGGAGGCGTCGACATCGTGACCGGCCTGCAACCCGAGTTCATCGGCCTGGTCGACTCGAACGCCGGCACCCGGGTCGTGACCCGCGTCAGCCCGATCAACGAGGTCATCACGCTCCGCACCGACGTGGAAGGCCCGCTGCAGGACGTGCGCGTCAGGCAGGCGATGAACTACGCGGTCGACTTCGACACCATCATCGGCACGCTGTTGTCCGGCTACGCCCACCGCTACGCCACCGTGGTGCACCCGTTCGTCCTCGGCTTCAACCCGGACGTCGAGCCCTACCCCTACGACCCGGAGAAGGCCAAGTCCCTCCTCGCCGAGGCCGGCTACGCCAACGGCTTCTCCGTCGACTTCGACATCACGCCGTCCGTCGGCGGCACCAACAACATCGAGGTCGCGCAGGCGGTCGTCGCCTACCTCGGCGAGGTCGGCATCGACGTCAACCTGCGCGTGCACGAGTACGGCGTCATGCGCACGCTCGTGTACGGCGACCGCAGTGGCGCGCCGATGATCCGCTGGCAGTGGAAGACCTGGGACAACGACCCCGACGGCATCTTCTACGGCATGTTCCACTCCAAGGGGACCGGCACCTTCAACAACGACCCGGTGACGGACGAGATGATCGTCGCCGCCAGGTTCAACCTCGACCAGGAGGACCGCGCCCGCATCTACCGCGAGCTCCAGGAGCGGGTCAAGGAGCAGGCGACGCACATCTTCATGTACTACACGGACTCCATCTATGGGCTGTCCGACCGCGTCACGTGGGAACCGCGCATCGACGAGCGGCTCTACTTCTACGAGGCCGTCCTCAACGACTGA